The segment TCTTTTGCTTGCCTGCCTGGATGTCTTTGGGATCAGAGACGGCAATGAGGTATTTTTCGAGACTTTGTAGCGCATCGTGGAACTTCCGCTGTTGTCCCCGTGCATAGGCGCCCTTTTCCTGCGCAAGCGCCAGGTTGAAGTAGGGCTCGGGGAGCCATGGCGCCAGACGGGAAGCCCTGTCGAAGTGCTCTTCCGCTGCGGCAAAATCCTCCGGACGCTTCGCAAACTTGAAGGCGGCCATACCTTTTGTCATCTCGTCCCTGGCTGCCTGCGGTACCGTTGGCGGCGGCTTGAGGGAACGTGCCATGCGGACGATTGTCTCGAGATTCCGGCTGCCGCTCTTTATAAGGGCATCGAAGTCCTGGCGGGCAGAACCGCCGCCCTGACTGCGGATTATTGCTGCAGTCTGCGGATGGTTTTGTTTGTCGGCAGTAATAGCCGGGGTATCGCCGAACGTGTCTTTAGCGTTGACATCCGCGCCTTTTTCCACAAGGAGCCTTGCCGTGTTGGTATGGCCCTTGTCGGCTGCCAGATGAAGAGGGGTCTGTTTTCTTTTGTTTTGTGCATTGACATCCGCCCCCTTCTCGATCAATGCGCGGACGACGTCGGTATTGCCGTAGTAAGCCGCCCAAAGCAGAGCTGTGTAGCCATCACTGTCTTTTGCGTTTACGTTGGCACCCTTTTCGATCAGGGTGCGTACGGCATTGGCCTGATTATTTATGGCCTCGTCCATGAGCTTATTTTCAAGTTCGCCGGCCGAGACGACAAACACCGTAATCAGACACAACTCCAAAGCCAGAACAAGACATCGAATAATCTGCTTCATTTTACATACCCCACGGGCAGCTTTGCTCCTGCCCTTTCA is part of the Syntrophorhabdaceae bacterium genome and harbors:
- a CDS encoding ankyrin repeat domain-containing protein, whose product is MKQIIRCLVLALELCLITVFVVSAGELENKLMDEAINNQANAVRTLIEKGANVNAKDSDGYTALLWAAYYGNTDVVRALIEKGADVNAQNKRKQTPLHLAADKGHTNTARLLVEKGADVNAKDTFGDTPAITADKQNHPQTAAIIRSQGGGSARQDFDALIKSGSRNLETIVRMARSLKPPPTVPQAARDEMTKGMAAFKFAKRPEDFAAAEEHFDRASRLAPWLPEPYFNLALAQEKGAYARGQQRKFHDALQSLEKYLIAVSDPKDIQAGKQKMAELDIQIKRYDDYASEVNAGVTAYKKGPGGYTEAIRHWRKAVEIYPDHPEADRAYFNIGEVYMYQGDLDGAYKNMQKAFDLMPDPSESDRPGRYTNMGVVLERRGDRARACIYYRKGCNNGSKVSCGNMSNCP